The genomic window CCTCTTCGCTGCCGCTGGTAAGCGCGCCGGCAAGAAGGACCTCGGCCTCATCGCCATGAGCTACAAGAACGTGTACGTGGGCCGTATCGCCCTCGGCGCAAACGACGCTCAGGCCCTGAAGGTTCTCCAGGAAGCAGAAGCACACAATGGTCCGTCTCTGATCATCTGCTACTGCCCCTGCATCAACCACGGTTTCGATCTCAACAGCCAGCTTCAGCACCAGAAGATGGCTGTGGATTCCGGTTACTGGACTCTGCTCCGCTACAATCCGGCTCTCGCCGCCGAAGGAAAGGCTCCGCTTATCCTCGACTCCAAGAAGCCGACGATCCCGGTTGCAGAATACATCTACACCGAAAACCGCTACAAGCAGCTCACCCGTAACAATCCGGAAGTTGCCAAGAAGCTCGCCGACGACCTCCAGAAGGAAGTGGACGCTCGCTTCGCATTCTACGAAGCGATGTCCAAGGACACTGAAGGCCTGATTAGCCTCTAATCGGTTGACGATTAATTAAAACGCCCCGTCACGATGAGTGGCGGGGTGTTTTTTAGTAGCGGGCGTCCACCGCCAAGCGAAGGAGGCTACTCTTAAGTAGCCTTCGAAGCGCGGAGCATTCAACTTCCATAAGTTCTTATATGCGATAGTTGAATGCGGAGTCTCGTACTGACGCTCGCTACGCATTCTACGATGCGATGTCCAAGGACACTGAAGGCCTGATCAGCCTCTAATCGGTTGACGATTAATTAAAACGCCCCGTCACGATGAGTGGCGGGGTGTTTTTTATACAATCACTTGTGGTTATATCTCTTCGAATTGCTGCTTATCATGTACAACAGCACGGCGCAGACCATCGGCATTACATACCCGACATACGAAGAAATTCCCGGCTTTGAAACCAGCAGGTTGTAGAGCGCGTGCACGGTCATGGATAGCGACAAGACGCCCGCAATCCCGGCGAAGGAGAACACCATGTACGTCTTCAGAATCTTGATGCCCTTGGCGATGGCGACCATGGTCACGATATGCATCACTCCGACGGCTGCCCCGCGGACTAGCACATAGCCGAGATGCTGAATGCCGGGCGACAGCAGGTAACAGGAATTCTCGAAGGTCGCAAAGCCGGCTCCGATACCGACAGCGAACAGCTGGATTTTTTCGTTCGACGGATTGAACACGTAAACGCAGAACAGAACGGACAACAGCTTCATGATTTCTTCTATAATCGGGGAAATAAAAATAGAGGTATTTTCTGAATTGAATCCGGATACCAACTGGAAGAAGCCGGCCATATACGCAGACAGAATGCAGACAATCATGCCCGCGATGAATGAGGCTATAATCCGGCGGGCATTCCCGTTGATGAAATGCAGGGAAATCGCCAGCGGAACCACAATGCATATCAGGATGTTTTCAGCATATATCATTGTCGGAAAGTTCCTTTTTAACTGATATGTACATGATTGGAAATGCGACCGTATTTGCGAGGAATGCTACATAGTAGTAGCACTCCGCGCTCGAGAACATGGCGAGGTTAGTCCATAAAAAGAACGTCGAGACCACAAAGATGTCCTTGCTCTGGACACTCTTGATTCCGAGCCATACCATCAGGGCGAATTTCACCACGTAGCTCCCGTACTTCGCGAACGCATATACGGGGCCTTCTGAAATCGGAAGCATTGCAAGCAGGGCAAGGACAACTACGCTTGTCACCGCCGCAAGGCTCAGATTC from Fibrobacter sp. includes these protein-coding regions:
- a CDS encoding PrsW family glutamic-type intramembrane protease, with product MIYAENILICIVVPLAISLHFINGNARRIIASFIAGMIVCILSAYMAGFFQLVSGFNSENTSIFISPIIEEIMKLLSVLFCVYVFNPSNEKIQLFAVGIGAGFATFENSCYLLSPGIQHLGYVLVRGAAVGVMHIVTMVAIAKGIKILKTYMVFSFAGIAGVLSLSMTVHALYNLLVSKPGISSYVGYVMPMVCAVLLYMISSNSKRYNHK